One window of the bacterium genome contains the following:
- the trmD gene encoding tRNA (guanosine(37)-N1)-methyltransferase TrmD — MRIDVVTIFPEIFPGPLGVGILGRARERGLLDLVVWDLRAFTDDRHRTVDDAPYGGGVGMVMKVEPIVRAVDAIRAVHPGGQPTVLLTSPQGKVLTQARVRAYAAIPHLVLVCGRYEGVDERVAALLGAEEISIGDYVLTGGELAAMVIVEAVGRLLPGAVKDEASVAGDSFSTGLLDFPQYTRPVEYHGLPVPEVLLSGHHEQIRRWRKREALERTLRRRPDLIDAAALDEEARVLLAELRQRPT, encoded by the coding sequence ATGCGGATCGACGTCGTTACCATCTTTCCCGAGATCTTTCCGGGGCCGCTCGGTGTGGGCATCCTCGGCCGGGCCCGTGAGCGCGGCCTGCTCGATCTGGTGGTGTGGGACCTTCGGGCGTTCACCGATGACCGGCATCGCACCGTGGACGACGCGCCGTACGGCGGGGGCGTGGGCATGGTCATGAAAGTGGAGCCGATCGTCCGGGCCGTCGACGCCATTCGCGCCGTCCACCCGGGCGGACAGCCGACCGTGCTCCTGACCAGCCCCCAGGGTAAGGTGCTAACTCAGGCGCGGGTGCGCGCGTATGCTGCCATCCCGCATCTCGTGCTGGTGTGCGGTCGATACGAAGGCGTGGACGAGCGCGTCGCGGCGCTGCTGGGGGCCGAAGAGATCAGCATCGGCGACTATGTGTTGACGGGCGGCGAGCTCGCGGCGATGGTGATTGTCGAGGCGGTGGGGCGGCTGCTGCCCGGCGCCGTCAAGGACGAGGCCTCGGTCGCCGGAGACTCGTTCTCGACGGGCCTCCTCGATTTCCCCCAGTACACCCGGCCCGTGGAGTACCATGGCCTGCCGGTGCCCGAGGTGCTGCTGAGCGGACATCATGAACAGATCCGGCGGTGGCGGAAGCGCGAGGCGCTCGAACGCACGCTTCGCCGTCGGCCAGACCTGATCGACGCCGCCGCGCTCGACGAGGAGGCGCGGGTCCTGCTCGCGGAGCTGCGGCAGCGTCCGACGTAG
- the lepB gene encoding signal peptidase I has translation MGTLSIPTVILGISALLVASRIIIKRAAQIPQAARSSIIETLDACIFAAVLSLVIITFVVQAFYIPSGSMEPTLMVDDRILVAKFLYRFEPVQRGDVIVFRYPLNPSRDFVKRVIGLPGQHVQLKEGVVYVDGARVSEKGYTIRPDFGNYGPITVPPNEYFVLGDNRNNSEDSRFFGYVPRANIIGRAVFIYWPPQRIGFVR, from the coding sequence GTGGGCACCCTCAGCATCCCCACCGTCATCCTCGGGATCTCCGCGCTGCTCGTGGCGTCCCGTATCATCATCAAGCGGGCGGCCCAAATTCCGCAGGCCGCGCGCAGTTCGATCATCGAGACGCTCGACGCGTGCATCTTCGCCGCGGTTCTCAGTCTCGTCATCATCACGTTTGTGGTGCAGGCGTTCTACATCCCGTCCGGCTCGATGGAGCCGACGCTGATGGTGGACGATCGCATCCTCGTCGCGAAGTTTCTCTACCGGTTCGAGCCGGTCCAGCGGGGCGACGTGATCGTGTTTCGCTACCCGCTGAACCCGTCCCGCGACTTCGTGAAGCGCGTGATCGGACTCCCGGGCCAGCACGTGCAACTGAAGGAAGGCGTCGTTTACGTCGACGGGGCCCGCGTCTCGGAGAAAGGCTACACGATCCGCCCGGACTTCGGCAACTACGGACCAATTACGGTGCCGCCGAATGAGTACTTTGTGCTCGGCGACAACCGGAACAACAGCGAGGACAGCCGGTTCTTCGGCTATGTGCCTCGTGCGAACATCATTGGTCGGGCGGTCTTCATCTACTGGCCGCCCCAGCGGATTGGCTTCGTGCGTTAA
- a CDS encoding ribonuclease HII → MDPARLTVPQIAAYLASARRVPEEVFRRLAGDPRASVAALVGRYQAIRAAERRERARLRALYREDRRRTPLGRLVAGVDEAGRGPLAGPVFAGAVILGSAVVLTGLDDSKRLTPEAREVLDAEIRACALAVGIGEASVEEIDRWNILGATRLAMRRAVAALTPPPDYLLIDGRDRLPAQVAQATVIDGDATCASIAAASIVAKVARDRTMRALDEVFPGYGFARHKGYATAEHLAALARHGPCLAHRRAFLPEDQLSLFECEPSQSAHLGSAGGGGAR, encoded by the coding sequence ATGGACCCCGCGCGACTGACCGTTCCCCAAATCGCCGCCTATCTGGCGTCGGCTCGCCGAGTGCCCGAAGAGGTGTTCAGGCGTCTCGCGGGTGACCCCCGCGCTTCGGTGGCCGCCTTGGTCGGCCGGTATCAGGCGATCCGGGCCGCCGAGCGGCGGGAGCGCGCGAGGCTGCGTGCCCTGTACCGAGAAGACCGACGGCGCACACCGTTGGGGCGGCTCGTGGCCGGCGTCGACGAGGCAGGCCGGGGTCCGCTCGCCGGCCCGGTGTTCGCCGGCGCGGTCATCTTGGGCTCGGCGGTCGTGCTGACCGGCCTCGACGACAGCAAACGGCTCACCCCCGAGGCGCGCGAGGTACTCGACGCCGAGATCCGCGCCTGCGCGCTCGCCGTGGGGATCGGTGAAGCTTCGGTCGAGGAGATCGACCGCTGGAATATTCTCGGCGCAACGCGCCTCGCGATGCGTCGAGCGGTCGCGGCGCTGACGCCGCCCCCCGATTACCTGTTGATCGACGGTCGGGATCGATTGCCCGCGCAGGTGGCTCAGGCCACGGTGATCGACGGGGACGCGACCTGCGCCTCGATCGCGGCGGCCTCGATCGTGGCGAAAGTCGCGCGCGATCGGACGATGCGGGCGCTCGACGAGGTGTTCCCCGGATACGGGTTTGCCCGGCACAAGGGATACGCGACGGCGGAACACCTCGCGGCCCTCGCCCGCCACGGGCCGTGTCTTGCGCACCGCCGTGCGTTTCTCCCCGAGGACCAACTCTCGTTGTTCGAGTGCGAGCCGTCTCAATCGGCGCACCTAGGGAGCGCGGGAGGCGGGGGGGCGCGGTGA
- a CDS encoding KH domain-containing protein, with translation MKALVELVARSLVERPEAVAVRVVDGPQETVIEVQVAAEDVGKVIGRGGRVIKAIRTLARAAATRSGKRVNVEVLRP, from the coding sequence GTGAAGGCGCTCGTCGAACTCGTGGCACGATCCCTCGTGGAGCGCCCGGAGGCGGTCGCCGTGCGCGTTGTGGACGGTCCGCAGGAGACCGTGATCGAGGTGCAGGTCGCGGCGGAGGATGTCGGTAAGGTGATCGGCCGTGGCGGCCGCGTGATCAAGGCGATCCGGACGCTCGCGCGCGCCGCGGCGACGCGCAGCGGCAAGCGGGTCAACGTTGAAGTGCTCCGCCCATAG
- a CDS encoding methyltransferase encodes MSGSAPQYFTPLPATELRSRLIRWLDGDHEFGFRTAAGVFSRSSVDRGTRLLLEAADVRGASAILDLGCGYGVVGIVLAHRAPDARVTLVDVNPRAVALAVENIRLNDVPNAEALCGDGYAPVAGRTFDVIAMNPPIRAGRAVVLRLLREARDCLAPSGRLYLVARTSQGAQTLGRLMGEMFTRVAEIERGGGFRVYEATHV; translated from the coding sequence GTGAGCGGCTCGGCTCCGCAATACTTCACGCCGCTGCCGGCGACCGAACTGCGATCGCGGCTCATCCGGTGGCTCGACGGAGACCACGAGTTCGGGTTCCGCACCGCCGCCGGGGTGTTCTCGCGGAGCAGCGTGGACCGGGGCACACGCCTCCTCTTGGAGGCCGCGGACGTCCGCGGCGCGAGCGCCATCCTCGATCTCGGATGCGGGTACGGCGTCGTGGGGATCGTGCTGGCGCATCGTGCTCCCGACGCCCGGGTCACCCTTGTGGACGTGAACCCGCGTGCGGTCGCGCTCGCGGTCGAGAATATCCGGCTGAACGACGTGCCGAACGCGGAGGCGCTCTGCGGCGACGGATACGCGCCGGTCGCAGGACGGACGTTCGACGTCATCGCGATGAATCCGCCGATCCGCGCCGGGCGGGCGGTTGTGCTGCGGCTCCTCCGGGAAGCGCGCGACTGCCTGGCGCCGTCGGGGCGGTTGTACCTGGTGGCACGGACGAGTCAGGGCGCGCAGACGCTGGGGCGATTGATGGGGGAGATGTTCACGCGGGTCGCCGAGATCGAGCGGGGCGGCGGCTTCCGGGTCTACGAGGCAACTCATGTTTGA
- the rpsP gene encoding 30S ribosomal protein S16 gives MSVKIRLMRRGAKGQPFYRLVVADSRSPRSGRYIETVGFYNPRTEPSTMTVNAEKVIAWLRKGARPSDAARVVLEKTGVLRQWEESRAKAAR, from the coding sequence ATGAGCGTCAAGATCCGACTGATGCGCCGGGGCGCCAAGGGGCAGCCGTTCTACCGGCTGGTCGTCGCCGATTCTCGGAGCCCCCGAAGCGGGCGCTACATCGAAACCGTGGGGTTCTACAACCCGAGAACGGAACCGTCGACGATGACGGTCAACGCGGAGAAGGTGATCGCGTGGCTCCGGAAGGGGGCGCGGCCGTCCGACGCCGCGCGCGTGGTGCTCGAGAAGACCGGGGTGCTCCGGCAGTGGGAGGAGTCCCGGGCGAAGGCGGCGCGGTGA
- the ftsY gene encoding signal recognition particle-docking protein FtsY, which yields MASAGGWFGRFREGLARTRQALSTRLDDLLGRELDPAFYEELEETLLQADLGVSTTDAVIARLKEQARAGARTPDAARQALREILAASLGAGVPLLLEPPPAVVLVLGVNGAGKTTTIGKLAHRLRGDGRKVLLAAADTFRAAAADQLEVWAARASVDLIRHREGADPAAVVYDAAQATRARHVDVLIVDTAGRLHTKTNLVEELKKMDRVVRRELPGAPIEALLVLDATTGQNGIAQARQFKAALPVTGVVLTKLDGTARGGIVVAITQELGLPVKLVGLGEGIEDLQPFDPSAFIEGLLASGAEASSGTPRDDA from the coding sequence TTGGCTAGCGCCGGCGGGTGGTTCGGCCGGTTTCGAGAAGGACTCGCCCGCACGCGCCAGGCGCTCTCCACGCGTCTCGACGACCTGCTCGGCCGCGAGCTCGATCCCGCGTTCTACGAGGAACTCGAGGAGACGCTGCTTCAGGCGGATCTCGGGGTCAGCACAACCGACGCCGTGATCGCGCGGCTCAAGGAGCAGGCGCGGGCCGGGGCGCGGACGCCGGACGCCGCGCGACAGGCGCTCCGGGAGATCCTCGCCGCTTCCCTCGGCGCCGGTGTTCCGCTCCTGCTCGAACCACCGCCGGCCGTCGTCTTGGTGCTCGGCGTGAACGGCGCCGGGAAGACGACCACGATCGGCAAGCTGGCGCACCGCCTGCGCGGGGACGGTCGCAAGGTGCTCCTCGCGGCCGCGGACACGTTTCGCGCCGCGGCGGCCGATCAACTCGAGGTGTGGGCGGCGCGCGCGAGCGTGGATCTGATCCGCCACCGCGAGGGCGCCGACCCCGCAGCGGTCGTGTACGATGCGGCCCAGGCCACGCGCGCCCGGCACGTGGACGTGCTCATCGTGGACACTGCGGGGCGCTTGCACACCAAGACCAACCTGGTTGAGGAGCTGAAGAAGATGGATCGCGTGGTGCGGCGGGAGCTTCCCGGTGCGCCAATTGAAGCGCTCCTCGTGCTCGACGCGACGACCGGGCAGAACGGCATCGCACAGGCGCGCCAGTTCAAGGCGGCGCTGCCCGTCACCGGGGTCGTGCTCACGAAGCTGGACGGGACCGCCCGGGGCGGGATCGTCGTGGCGATCACACAGGAGCTCGGCCTGCCCGTGAAGCTGGTCGGGCTCGGCGAGGGGATCGAGGACCTGCAGCCGTTCGATCCCAGTGCGTTCATCGAGGGCTTGCTCGCGTCCGGCGCGGAAGCCTCGTCCGGCACGCCGCGCGACGACGCCTGA
- the ffh gene encoding signal recognition particle protein: MFEQLQTKLGDILTRLRGRGTLSADDVEAALREIRLALLEADVNVGVARTFISRVREAAVGQEVWTSLSPGQQVVQIVYAELTRLLGSANHSISPAPQPPTVILLVGLHGTGKTTTAGKLAAYLKKRGRTPVLAAADLSRPAAVRQLEIVGQQAGATVVVPDGGEDAVALARRALTRCRELAADTLIVDSAGRLHIDDDLVAELVRVRETVSPHYTLLVLDAMAGQDAVRMAEGFHAAVPLDGLILTKLDGDARGGAALSVVATLERPIFFIGTGERMDALEAFHPDRVASRILGMGDVLTLIERAQEQVTVDQAKELERKLRRAEFTLEDFTQQIRQVRAMGPLDQVLSMIPGMGAKLRGAQMDEGELKRIEAMIGSMTPGERRHPETIDGSRRRRIARGSGTSVQEVNRLLRQFGEARKMLKQIEGMGRRKGKLPLPFQS; this comes from the coding sequence ATGTTTGAGCAGCTGCAAACCAAGCTCGGCGATATCCTGACTCGGCTGCGGGGACGGGGCACCCTCTCGGCGGACGACGTCGAGGCGGCGCTCCGGGAGATCCGGCTCGCGTTGCTGGAGGCGGACGTGAACGTCGGGGTGGCGCGCACGTTCATCTCGCGGGTGCGCGAGGCCGCGGTCGGGCAGGAAGTGTGGACGAGCCTGAGCCCAGGCCAGCAGGTCGTGCAGATCGTGTATGCGGAGCTGACGCGCCTGTTGGGGTCTGCGAATCACTCGATCTCGCCCGCGCCGCAGCCCCCGACCGTGATCCTGCTGGTGGGCCTGCACGGCACCGGGAAGACGACGACCGCCGGAAAGCTCGCGGCCTATCTGAAGAAGCGCGGGCGCACGCCGGTGCTCGCGGCGGCGGATCTGTCGCGCCCGGCCGCCGTCCGCCAGCTGGAGATCGTGGGCCAGCAGGCGGGGGCGACGGTTGTGGTCCCGGACGGCGGCGAGGATGCGGTTGCCCTCGCTCGTCGGGCGTTGACCCGGTGTCGCGAGCTCGCCGCCGACACGCTGATCGTGGACAGCGCCGGCCGGCTGCACATCGACGACGACCTTGTGGCCGAGTTGGTGCGCGTGCGGGAGACGGTGTCGCCGCACTACACGCTGCTCGTCCTGGACGCCATGGCCGGGCAGGACGCCGTGCGGATGGCGGAGGGGTTCCACGCCGCTGTGCCGCTGGACGGGCTGATCCTGACCAAGCTGGACGGCGACGCCCGAGGCGGCGCCGCGTTGTCCGTCGTCGCGACCCTGGAACGGCCGATCTTCTTCATCGGGACCGGCGAGCGAATGGATGCGCTCGAGGCGTTTCACCCCGACCGGGTGGCCTCGCGGATCCTGGGCATGGGCGACGTGCTCACGCTGATCGAGCGTGCACAGGAGCAGGTCACCGTCGACCAGGCCAAGGAGCTCGAGCGAAAGCTCCGGCGCGCCGAGTTCACGCTTGAGGACTTCACCCAGCAGATCCGCCAGGTCCGCGCGATGGGGCCGCTGGACCAGGTGCTCTCCATGATTCCGGGCATGGGCGCGAAGCTCCGGGGGGCGCAGATGGACGAGGGTGAGCTCAAGCGGATCGAGGCGATGATCGGCTCGATGACCCCGGGGGAGCGACGCCACCCTGAGACGATCGATGGCAGCCGGCGGCGGCGCATCGCCCGAGGAAGCGGAACCTCGGTGCAGGAGGTGAACCGCCTGTTGCGTCAGTTCGGCGAAGCCCGCAAGATGCTGAAGCAGATCGAGGGCATGGGGCGACGTAAGGGCAAGCTGCCGCTCCCCTTTCAGTCCTAG
- a CDS encoding YlqD family protein: protein MASITVQRPVVIKAIVTESFKRLYVADLEDAIKRVDAIVQQIDVQFRRFELERQVNPQSRAIRQQLELERARQDATRMELQARLREAQELELNSEFTQGTIEGTVEVAVGDNLFDKISRTEIIVKDGIVLEIREAAPSMVPQSGGIITPATR from the coding sequence ATGGCGTCGATTACGGTGCAGCGGCCGGTCGTCATTAAGGCGATCGTCACCGAGAGTTTCAAGCGTCTGTACGTCGCGGACCTCGAGGATGCGATCAAGCGGGTGGACGCGATCGTCCAGCAGATCGATGTGCAGTTCCGCCGGTTCGAGTTGGAACGCCAGGTGAACCCGCAGTCGAGGGCGATCCGGCAGCAACTCGAGTTGGAGCGGGCCCGCCAGGACGCGACCCGCATGGAGTTGCAGGCGAGACTGCGCGAGGCCCAGGAGTTGGAGCTGAACTCCGAGTTCACGCAGGGCACCATCGAGGGGACCGTGGAGGTCGCCGTCGGGGACAATCTGTTCGACAAGATCTCCCGCACCGAGATCATCGTCAAGGACGGCATCGTCTTGGAGATTCGAGAGGCGGCTCCGTCCATGGTACCTCAGTCCGGCGGGATCATCACGCCCGCGACGCGGTAG
- the rplS gene encoding 50S ribosomal protein L19, protein MEKLMAIERQQLKPGLPSFGAGDTVRVHMKVAEGGRERLQAFEGVVIARRGGGIREAFTVRRVSHGVGVERTFPLHSPRVEKIEILRKGRVRRAKLYYLREKIGKESRIKEKR, encoded by the coding sequence ATGGAGAAGCTCATGGCCATCGAGCGGCAGCAGCTCAAGCCCGGCCTGCCGTCCTTTGGCGCCGGCGACACCGTTCGAGTCCATATGAAAGTCGCCGAGGGTGGGCGCGAGCGCCTGCAGGCGTTCGAGGGCGTCGTGATCGCGCGTCGCGGTGGGGGGATCCGGGAGGCGTTTACGGTCCGCCGCGTCTCCCACGGCGTCGGCGTCGAGCGCACGTTCCCGTTGCACTCGCCCCGCGTCGAGAAGATCGAGATCCTCCGGAAGGGGCGCGTGCGCCGCGCGAAGCTGTACTATCTTCGGGAGAAGATCGGCAAGGAGAGCCGTATTAAGGAAAAGCGGTAG
- the rimM gene encoding ribosome maturation factor RimM (Essential for efficient processing of 16S rRNA) — MSDPRDLVIVGEVTRPHGLRGAVRVVPVTDFPDHLVALAEVVVVDDHGARTASVESAQAAGRFVVMKLAGVDTPEAAEALRGATLRIAASEVRPLPAGQYYVFQIVGLRVKTPEGQPVGEVTDVLRTGSNDVYVVRSAGGRDTLVPAVEGVIETIDVAAGEIVARLPEWL, encoded by the coding sequence GTGTCCGATCCCCGGGATCTCGTGATCGTTGGGGAAGTAACTCGCCCGCATGGGCTGCGGGGAGCGGTGCGGGTCGTACCGGTGACGGACTTCCCCGACCATCTGGTCGCGCTCGCGGAGGTCGTGGTCGTGGACGACCACGGTGCCCGGACCGCGTCGGTCGAGTCGGCGCAGGCCGCGGGGCGATTCGTCGTCATGAAGCTCGCCGGGGTCGACACGCCGGAGGCGGCCGAGGCGCTGCGTGGCGCGACGCTCCGGATCGCCGCCTCCGAGGTCCGGCCGCTCCCCGCGGGGCAGTACTACGTGTTTCAGATCGTGGGGCTCCGGGTCAAGACCCCGGAGGGACAGCCGGTCGGCGAAGTCACGGACGTGTTGCGCACGGGCAGCAACGACGTATATGTGGTGCGCTCGGCCGGCGGTCGCGACACGCTGGTGCCGGCCGTCGAGGGCGTCATCGAGACCATCGACGTGGCGGCAGGGGAGATCGTCGCGCGCCTCCCCGAGTGGCTGTGA
- a CDS encoding sigma factor-like helix-turn-helix DNA-binding protein — protein sequence MIYSLSSIMTLQRSPSSPNGRTRTLAERTVVIGLFDAYADLLTERQRVLVRMYYHDDLSLGEIAERRRITRQAVFDALRRAVAEMQRLEGHLGVAAGRERAARARAEADAHLAALEHGLARLGAHNGADVASLRRVLGALRDSL from the coding sequence ATGATATACTCGCTGTCAAGTATTATGACTTTACAGAGATCACCTTCTTCACCCAACGGACGTACGCGCACCCTCGCAGAGCGCACCGTCGTCATCGGATTGTTCGATGCGTACGCCGATCTGCTGACGGAACGGCAGCGCGTACTCGTGCGCATGTACTACCACGACGACCTCTCGCTCGGGGAGATCGCCGAGCGCCGCCGGATCACGAGGCAGGCCGTGTTCGACGCGCTGCGAAGGGCCGTCGCCGAGATGCAGCGTCTCGAAGGCCACCTCGGCGTGGCGGCCGGCCGTGAGCGGGCGGCGCGGGCGCGCGCGGAGGCGGACGCGCATCTCGCGGCGCTGGAGCACGGGCTCGCGCGCCTCGGCGCGCACAACGGCGCAGACGTTGCGTCGTTGCGCCGGGTGCTCGGGGCGCTCCGGGACAGCCTGTGA